The Halichoerus grypus chromosome 15, mHalGry1.hap1.1, whole genome shotgun sequence genome includes a window with the following:
- the DMWD gene encoding dystrophia myotonica WD repeat-containing protein isoform X2 gives MAAGGAEGGSGPGAAMGDCAEIKSQFRTREGFYKLLPGDGAARRSGPASAQTPAPPQPPQPPPGPASSSGPGAAGSAPSPPPAGPGPGPALPAVRLSLVRLGEPDGAGAGEPPATPAGLGAGGDRVCFNLGRELYFYPGCCRSGSQRSIDLNKPIDKRIYKGTQPTCHDFNQFTAATETISLLVGFSAGQVQYLDLIKKDTSKLFNEERLIDKTKVTYLKWLPESESLFLASHASGHLYLYNVSHPCASAPPQYSLLKQGEGFAVYAAKSKAPRNPLAKWAVGEGPLNEFAFSPDGRHLACVSQDGCLRVFHFDSMLLRGLMKSYFGGLLCVCWSPDGRYVVTGGEDDLVTVWSFTEGRVVARGHGHKSWVNAVAFDPYTTRAEEAAAASGDGERSGEEEEEEEEEEEPEAGGTGSGGGAPLSPLPKAGPITYRFGSAGQDTQFCLWDLTEDVLYPHPPLARTRTLPGTPGTTPPAASSSRGGEPGPGPLPRSLSRSNSLPHPAGSGKAGGAGATTEPGTPFSIGRFATLTLQERRDRGSEKEHKRYHSLGNISRGGGGGGGGGGDKPSGPAPRSRLDPAKVLGTALCPRIHEVPLLEPLVCKKIAQERLTVLLFLEDCIITACQEGLICTWARPGKAGISSQPGNSPSGTVV, from the exons ATGGCGGCGGGCGGCGCGGAGGGCGGCTCGGGCCCCGGCGCCGCCATGGGGGACTGCGCGGAAATCAAGTCGCAGTTCCGCACCCGCGAGGGCTTCTACAAGCTGCTCCCTGGCGATGGCGCCGCTCGCAGGTCGGGGCCGGCTTCCGCCCAGACCCCGGCGCCGCCCCAGCCGCCGCAGCCCCCGCCcggccctgcctcctcctccggCCCCGGCGCCGCGGGCTCCGCTCCGTCCCCGCCGCCCGCAGGCCCGGGTCCAGGGCCCGCACTGCCCGCCGTGCGCCTCAGCCTCGTTCGCCTCGGGGAGCCCGACGGCGCCGGGGCCGGGGAACCGCCCGCCACGCCCGCGGGGTTGGGTGCCGGAGGAGACCGCGTCTGCTTCAACCTGGGCCGCGAGCTCTATTTCTACCCGGGCTGCTGCCGCAGCGGAAGCCAACGG TCCATTGACCTCAACAAGCCAATTGACAAGCGGATCTATAAGGGCACCCAGCCCACCTGCCATGACTTCAACCAGTTCACTGCTGCCACAGAGACCATCTCCCTGCTGGTGGGATTCTCAGCTGGCCAGGTGCAGTACCTGGATCTCATCAAGAAGGACACCAGCAAGCTATTCAATGAAGAG CGGCTGATCGACAAGACCAAGGTGACCTATCTGAAGTGGCTGCCTGAGTCCGAGAGCCTGTTCCTGGCCTCGCACGCCAGCGGCCACCTGTACCTGTACAACGTCAGCCACCCGTGCGCCTCGGCCCCGCCCCAGTACAGCCTGCTGAAGCAGGGCGAGGGCTTCGCCGTCTACGCGGCCAAGAGCAAGGCGCCCCGCAACCCGCTGGCCAAGTGGGCGGTGGGCGAGGGGCCCCTCAACGAGTTTGCCTTCTCGCCCGACGGCCGGCACCTGGCCTGCGTCAGCCAGGACGGCTGCCTGCGCGTCTTCCACTTCGACTCCATGCTCCTGCGGGGGCTCATGAAGAGCTACTTTGGGGGCCTGCTGTGTGTGTGCTGGAGCCCTGACGGGCGCTATGTCGTGACGGGGGGCGAAGATGACCTGGTCACCGTGTGGTCCTTCACCGAGGGCCGTGTGGTGGCCCGAGGCCACGGCCACAAGTCCTGGGTCAACGCTGTGGCCTTTGACCCCTACACCACGAGGGCCGAGGAGGCGGCAGCGGCCAGCGGTGACGGGGAGCGGAGcggcgaggaggaggaggaggaggaagaggaggaggagcctgaggcagggggcACAGGCTCGGGCGGGGGAGCCCCCCTCTCCCCGCTGCCCAAAGCCGGCCCCATCACCTACCGCTTCGGCTCGGCCGGCCAGGACACGCAGTTCTGCCTGTGGGACCTCACCGAAGACGTGCTTTACCCCCACCCGCCCCTGGCCCGCACCCGCACCCTCCCCGGCACGCCTGGCACCACGCCACCCGCCGCCAGCAGCTCTCGCGGGGGCgagcccggccccggccccctgccccgctcacTGTCCCGCTCCAACAGCCTTCCGCACCCGGCAGGCAGTGGCAAGGCGGGCGGCGCGGGCGCCACGACTGAGCCGGGCACACCGTTCAGCATCGGCCGCTTTGCCACGCTCACGCTGCAGGAGCGGCGGGACCGGgggtcagagaaagagcacaagcgctACCACAGCCTCGGCAACATCagccggggcggcggcgggggcggcggcggcggcggggacaAGCCcagcggccccgccccccgcagccGGCTGGACCCAGCCAAGGTGCTGGGCACCGCGCTGTGCCCGCGCATCCACGAGGTGCCCCTGCTCGAGCCCCTGGTGTGCAAGAAGATCGCCCAGGAGCGGCTCACGGTCCTCCTCTTCCTGGAGGACTGTATCATCACCGCCTGCCAGGAGGGCCTCATCTGTACCTGGGCCCGGCCGGGCAAGGCG GGCATCTCCTCCCAACCAGGCAACTCCCCGAGCGGCACAGTGGTGTGA
- the DMWD gene encoding dystrophia myotonica WD repeat-containing protein isoform X1 translates to MAAGGAEGGSGPGAAMGDCAEIKSQFRTREGFYKLLPGDGAARRSGPASAQTPAPPQPPQPPPGPASSSGPGAAGSAPSPPPAGPGPGPALPAVRLSLVRLGEPDGAGAGEPPATPAGLGAGGDRVCFNLGRELYFYPGCCRSGSQRSIDLNKPIDKRIYKGTQPTCHDFNQFTAATETISLLVGFSAGQVQYLDLIKKDTSKLFNEERLIDKTKVTYLKWLPESESLFLASHASGHLYLYNVSHPCASAPPQYSLLKQGEGFAVYAAKSKAPRNPLAKWAVGEGPLNEFAFSPDGRHLACVSQDGCLRVFHFDSMLLRGLMKSYFGGLLCVCWSPDGRYVVTGGEDDLVTVWSFTEGRVVARGHGHKSWVNAVAFDPYTTRAEEAAAASGDGERSGEEEEEEEEEEEPEAGGTGSGGGAPLSPLPKAGPITYRFGSAGQDTQFCLWDLTEDVLYPHPPLARTRTLPGTPGTTPPAASSSRGGEPGPGPLPRSLSRSNSLPHPAGSGKAGGAGATTEPGTPFSIGRFATLTLQERRDRGSEKEHKRYHSLGNISRGGGGGGGGGGDKPSGPAPRSRLDPAKVLGTALCPRIHEVPLLEPLVCKKIAQERLTVLLFLEDCIITACQEGLICTWARPGKAFTDEEAEAQTGEGSWPRSPSKSVVEGISSQPGNSPSGTVV, encoded by the exons ATGGCGGCGGGCGGCGCGGAGGGCGGCTCGGGCCCCGGCGCCGCCATGGGGGACTGCGCGGAAATCAAGTCGCAGTTCCGCACCCGCGAGGGCTTCTACAAGCTGCTCCCTGGCGATGGCGCCGCTCGCAGGTCGGGGCCGGCTTCCGCCCAGACCCCGGCGCCGCCCCAGCCGCCGCAGCCCCCGCCcggccctgcctcctcctccggCCCCGGCGCCGCGGGCTCCGCTCCGTCCCCGCCGCCCGCAGGCCCGGGTCCAGGGCCCGCACTGCCCGCCGTGCGCCTCAGCCTCGTTCGCCTCGGGGAGCCCGACGGCGCCGGGGCCGGGGAACCGCCCGCCACGCCCGCGGGGTTGGGTGCCGGAGGAGACCGCGTCTGCTTCAACCTGGGCCGCGAGCTCTATTTCTACCCGGGCTGCTGCCGCAGCGGAAGCCAACGG TCCATTGACCTCAACAAGCCAATTGACAAGCGGATCTATAAGGGCACCCAGCCCACCTGCCATGACTTCAACCAGTTCACTGCTGCCACAGAGACCATCTCCCTGCTGGTGGGATTCTCAGCTGGCCAGGTGCAGTACCTGGATCTCATCAAGAAGGACACCAGCAAGCTATTCAATGAAGAG CGGCTGATCGACAAGACCAAGGTGACCTATCTGAAGTGGCTGCCTGAGTCCGAGAGCCTGTTCCTGGCCTCGCACGCCAGCGGCCACCTGTACCTGTACAACGTCAGCCACCCGTGCGCCTCGGCCCCGCCCCAGTACAGCCTGCTGAAGCAGGGCGAGGGCTTCGCCGTCTACGCGGCCAAGAGCAAGGCGCCCCGCAACCCGCTGGCCAAGTGGGCGGTGGGCGAGGGGCCCCTCAACGAGTTTGCCTTCTCGCCCGACGGCCGGCACCTGGCCTGCGTCAGCCAGGACGGCTGCCTGCGCGTCTTCCACTTCGACTCCATGCTCCTGCGGGGGCTCATGAAGAGCTACTTTGGGGGCCTGCTGTGTGTGTGCTGGAGCCCTGACGGGCGCTATGTCGTGACGGGGGGCGAAGATGACCTGGTCACCGTGTGGTCCTTCACCGAGGGCCGTGTGGTGGCCCGAGGCCACGGCCACAAGTCCTGGGTCAACGCTGTGGCCTTTGACCCCTACACCACGAGGGCCGAGGAGGCGGCAGCGGCCAGCGGTGACGGGGAGCGGAGcggcgaggaggaggaggaggaggaagaggaggaggagcctgaggcagggggcACAGGCTCGGGCGGGGGAGCCCCCCTCTCCCCGCTGCCCAAAGCCGGCCCCATCACCTACCGCTTCGGCTCGGCCGGCCAGGACACGCAGTTCTGCCTGTGGGACCTCACCGAAGACGTGCTTTACCCCCACCCGCCCCTGGCCCGCACCCGCACCCTCCCCGGCACGCCTGGCACCACGCCACCCGCCGCCAGCAGCTCTCGCGGGGGCgagcccggccccggccccctgccccgctcacTGTCCCGCTCCAACAGCCTTCCGCACCCGGCAGGCAGTGGCAAGGCGGGCGGCGCGGGCGCCACGACTGAGCCGGGCACACCGTTCAGCATCGGCCGCTTTGCCACGCTCACGCTGCAGGAGCGGCGGGACCGGgggtcagagaaagagcacaagcgctACCACAGCCTCGGCAACATCagccggggcggcggcgggggcggcggcggcggcggggacaAGCCcagcggccccgccccccgcagccGGCTGGACCCAGCCAAGGTGCTGGGCACCGCGCTGTGCCCGCGCATCCACGAGGTGCCCCTGCTCGAGCCCCTGGTGTGCAAGAAGATCGCCCAGGAGCGGCTCACGGTCCTCCTCTTCCTGGAGGACTGTATCATCACCGCCTGCCAGGAGGGCCTCATCTGTACCTGGGCCCGGCCGGGCAAGGCG TTCACAGACGAGGAGGCCGAGGCCCAGACAGGGGAAGGAAGTTGGCCCAGGTCACCCAGCAAGTCAGTGGTAGAG GGCATCTCCTCCCAACCAGGCAACTCCCCGAGCGGCACAGTGGTGTGA